From the Nostoc sp. PCC 7107 genome, the window GAGCTTTATTTTGCGTCATTTCAAATTTTTTACATACTTATTTATGTATTCAAAAGTTAATCACCAAGGATTACTGTATATTTGGTAACAAAATCTTAATTTTAAACTTTGCTTAATCTTTATGAAGATGATAGATCAATTAGTCATCACTGATTTTGACTGCTGAAATTATGCGTCAATTATTTGTCATATTTTCAGGTGAGATTTATTGCCAAGGTAACTTGATACTGAAGGTAGAACCTTGTCCTTCCCCCAGGCTGAGAGCTTGAATTGTGCCACCATGAAGTTCGATTAAATAGTGAGCGATCGCTAAACCCAAACCTAAACCCCCTTGTTTGGGAATACGATAATCTTGGCGGTAGCGTTCAAAGACGAATGGTAAGAATTCTGGACTAATACCAATACCTGTGTCGGTGACAGTGATTTCAGCATGATATTCATGTGGAAATAATTTCACGTTTATTTGTCCACCATCTGGGGTAAATTTAATGGCATTAGAGAGTAAATTACCCAGAACTTGCAGTAAGCGATCGCCATCACCAGTTATTGCAGGTATGGGCTGATCAATCACACATTCCAGATGAATATTTTTTGCATTGGCGGCTGGGTAAGCAGTCTGAATAGCTTCGCGGACAATTGCGCCTAAGTCCACTGGTTTCAACTCTAGGTGTAACTTTCCGCGCAAAATTTGAGACATATTCAGCAAATCTTCTAAAAGTTTTGCCTGAGATAGAGCATTGCGCTCAATTGTTTCTAGCGCACGGTTGACACGTTCTTTGTCAAACTCCTTAGTCCGCAGTAATTGCGCCCAACCCAAAATTGCATTTAAAGGCGATCGCAAATCGTGTGATACCATCGCCACAAACTCATCTTTAGCGTGGTTAGCAGCTTCTGCTTCCGCACGGGCTGTTTGCTCTAATTGCAATAGCTGTTGACGTTGTATTTCTACAAGTTTGCGCTGAGTGAGATCTAGCACAAAGCAAACACAATAACCTGGCTTATCTGTACCATCAATGCGAGCAATTCCCAAAAGAATTGGCATACGCGTACCGTCTTTGCGAAAATACTCTTTTTCAAAAGGAGTACAAACTCCCGCAGTTTGTAATTCTTGAACTTTTTGCTGATCGAGGGATTGATATTCTGCTGGAGTTAAAGTATCCCAACGCAGATTTTCTGTTTTCAATTCTGCACGAGTGTAACCTAACATCTCTAAAAAAGCATCATTGGCTTCATATATCCGACCGCTAAAATCACCGAAATAAATGCCAACGATATTCGATTCTACGATTCTGCGGAACTTCGCTTCACTTTCGCGCAGAGCAGCTTCTTGATATTTGCGATCGCTAATATCGGTTGTACTCCCAACCGCCCGTAATAGCTGTCCATTTTGATCTCGTGTAATCACTCCCTGATCCAGCACATACCGATACTGGTTATTTTTATGCCGGACTCTATACTCTAGAGCATAGTAGTCATCATTAACAGACATCTTCTCGAAAGAACTCTGCAATAACTTCCTATCTTCAGGATGTATTTTTTCCATCCACCATTCTTGAGTCGGTTCTGCTTCTTGTGCAGAGTAACCTAAGATGCGAGTTAAACCTTCTGTCCTCTCAACTGTATTTTCTGGGATATTCCAGTCATAGATGAGACAATTAACCGCTGCTGCGGCTAGTTGAAAACGCTCATTACTTAAACTTAGCTGTGCTTCAGTTTGCTTGCGGTTAGTAATATCATAAGCTGTCCCAACAATTTGGCGCGGTGAACCATCATCATTTCTGATAAATACAGTATCTCGGCTGTAAAACCAATGCCATCGACCATCAGCATGGCGCATCCGGTATTCAAATTCCAGAATTTCGCTATCTTTCACCGTAGCAATTTTTTGCAGATGCAGAAAGAACAAAGGTAAATCTTCTGGATACATTAACTTAATCAAAAATTCCTGACCCAAGTCTTGAATTTGTTGGCTACTATAACCAAGCAGTTTATTAACCTGACTATTTAAATAAAGATTGCGCCGTTCTAGCAAATCATAAACATACAAAATTCCTGGTGTTGTTTCAGCTATGCGTTCAATGAACTGTTGACTTTCGCGCAAACGTGCTTCACTTTGTTGTAGTTCTTGGCGCAACTTTACTTGCGCTATTGCTGAGTGGATAGTTGAATGCAAACGTCCTGCTGTTGTCTGTCCTTTGACTAAATAATCATGAACACCACTTTTCATCGCCTGAACAGCAATAGCTTCGTTACCATAACCAGTCAACATCACCACGGCTGGTATGACTTTTTTTGCTAGTTTTGGCAATTCTGCTAGAAACTCTAGCCCATCCATATCTGGCAATAAAAAATCTAATAAAATACAATCTGTCTGAAATTGGCGATATAGTTCTAGGGCTTCCTCCCCCGATTCTGATTCGAGAATGGTGTAACTATATTCCTGGTCTTGCAGCAGATAACGACGATAAACCTCGCGGTCTTCGGGGGAATCGTCGATGATTAAAACGGTCAGCGATTGCACCATGACTTATTGCTTGCAACATCAGGGATAATCACAATATCTAACTACTATAGGACTCATATTGGATTTTTGAAATCTACGTAGGGTGTGTTACAGCTTACGCATAACACACCTTACATCTACTTGTGACAATTTAATGTGATGCTACAGGATGAAATGAGGTTTTTTTACGTAAAATCTAGTGCGATCGCAGTAAAATTGTCAATAGTATAGTTGCTCAGGAAAAATAACAATTTCAATTGGAAAAATCAACATTTTTCAAAGTTAACGGAGATTTTATGGAAGCTCCTCTACCTCTTGCTGGCTTAAATGTTTTGGTAGTTGATGATGATGATGATAGCCGTTTTTACGTCACTACTGTTTTAGAATCAGATGGAGCTAATGTTGTCGCAGTGGCATCAGCCGCAGCTGCACTAGCAGCGTTGATTAAGCTACAGCCAGAAGTTTTGGTATGCGATATTGCAATGCCGGAGGAAGACGGGTATACTCTCATTCGCAAAGTGCGATCGCTTAAACCAGACCAAGGTGGACAAATCCCAGCAATTGCTTTAACCGCCTACGGTGATACTGAAGATCGTGTCCGTGCCTTAGAAGCAGGTTTTCAAACTCATGTTGCTAAACCAGTTGACCCAAATGAACTAGTAGAAATTGTCGCCAGTTCAGTAATTAACGGTAAAAATTATTAGGTTACAGGTGTTGTGTAGTTAATTTGGTTTTGTGACAAATGACCATTGACCCTCCGAATTTTAGATTTTAAATTTTGGATTTTGGATGAAAAATTTTTTGGGTTCATGCCCCATCCCCTTGTGGGTGGAATAAATCTAAAATCTAAAATCCCCAAGCTACATCCCTACCCTACGGTAACACTTTGTATATATGGGTGCGGTTAATCTAAAATCTAAAATCCAAAATTGATTGACCATTGACTAATTAAAGCTAATTTGCTCAGATTGATATTCTGGCGGCTCGACGTGAATGAGAATTCTCACAGGATGAAAGCGTTCTTCCAATAGCCTTTCTACATTTTCCGTAATGCAGTGTGCAGTTTTGACATCTGGTGCATCTACAGTTAAGTGCATTTCAATGAAAACCTGCCTACCCAAAATACCTCTAGAAGCAATATCATGACAGTTCATTACTCCCGGTACAGAAGTGGCGATTTCATGAATGGCTTCTGGTGCGATCGCCATTTTATCAACTAACCAAGGTAAATTAGCTTTTAACACTGACCAACCACTCCAAAATACCAACAAAGCCACAGGAAAAGCCAACACTAGATCTAGCCATTGATAACCGAGCCAAACTCCTATCAAACCGCCAATCACCGAAATTGTCACCCAAATATCGCTCATAGTGTGCATAGCATCAGCAATTAAAATTGGGCTACCTACCTGCTGACCTACTTTCCGTTCGTAAAACGCTACAAAAATATTTACTCCCAAAACTATGAGCAATAACCATAACTCAGGCGGTGAAATACGTACTAGATCACTACCTTTGATAATGCGCTCTATTGCTCCTTGAAGAATTTCAAAGCAAGCTATACCTAAAAAAGCAGCAATTCCTAAAGCTCCTACCGCTTCAAATTTTTGGTGTCCGTAAGGATGTTCACGGTCAGGATGTGGCGAAGAGAAGTTACTAGCAAATAATCCTAAAACATTATTGGCACTATCTGTCACACTATGCAAAGCATCAGCTGACAGGCTTAAAGAACCAGTCCAATAACCCACAACTGCTTTTAACCCCATAACAAACAAGTTGAGCAGTAGGGTAATGATTAAAACTTTTCTTACAGTATTCCGATTATCGTAAATCATAGATATTTTTAACAGCAAGTTCTATGACTTCTAAGTGTAAAACTTAAAACGTTAATCAGAGAACATGACTTTTTGCTTAGTTATAATTATTGTCTATATTGACTGAAATAATTTAGATAACTTGTTGCAATTAATTTTAATTAATGACGGCTACAAGCTTAGTAATTAAGCATAATGAAGGGTTGATTGGTAGTTATTTTTATCATTAATTTATCAAAAATATTCATTAATTTTATTTTTAGATGAATCCTTTCGTCAGTTCACATCAGTGAGTAGGAGCGCTAAAAGTCTGTAGACAGAGACTTAATCTCAGCCAAGATCAACTTTCCGGTAACATGAGGTAAGTATCAAAAATTTAATCAAGCTCATGTCTTCAAATCCTTTGACATTAAACTTAGTTGAAGGTTCTGTCTCCTTCAGTTTTTCAGCCCAAGCCGCACGAGAATTAAAAGCGGCGATTGACCAATTAATGGAGGGACTGAAAGCTGTCGCAGCTAAACCTGCTGCTGGTGGTGCTAAAATCACTCCCCAACCTCCCTTAGAATACCGTTACACTGGCGAGGTATTTTTAGAAATTTTCTGCAATCCAAACATCTGGCCTACTCCCTTTGCAGCCAAAGTTCTCTTGACAGTGCGTGATGTCACCATCCGCTTAACTACCGAAACTGAACTAACTCGGCTAATTGAAGACATTAACCAATATTTAGAGCAAGTGGGATAAATAAGCTAGACTTTTGCAGTCATAGGAAAAATTAGGCATTTCAGGGTGTAAGGGTTTTGATTACTTACACCCTATACCCCTATACCTAGGACTTAAAAGTTTAGTGGCGGTAATGGTTTTCCTTGTGTTTTAGGAACATTCAAATCCTGAAACAACTACTTAGTGAACTTTTCTGGTAGTTTACCTTTACCATTTACATAATTAGCTTCTCCGGTAGGTGAGACATAGATGCGGTAGCCAATAGTATTTATTGAGCCACTGTTAATAACAACAGCAACGTTGTTGGGTACCAAGGCTATTTAGCCCGTCGATGGAGTCTACCATTAACTGGCTAAATAGCCACTGATTTTATCTTTGTGTCGTCGTAGGGTCATTAAGGCTTGCAGTTCTAACTGTCGCACGCGTTCTCGGCTAATACCCATACGTTGTCCAATTTCAGACAAAGACAGTGTATTTTCGTTTGTTAAGCCAAATCTTAATGTTAATATTTCTCGCTGCTGGGCTGTTAATTTTGACAATAAATCGTGAATATTTTGTTGTAAAAAACTTTGGTCAGCATAAGATTCTGGAGACAACCCATCATCTTCCAACATATCATGTAATTCTGTATCTCTTTCTGGGCCAACTCGTAATTCTAAAGATAAAGGCTGCCGCGCTAAGAGTAAATAATCTCGAATTTCTTTGGGGTCTAAAGATAGTTCTGCGGCAATCTCAGTTGTGGAAGGCGTATGACCCAATTTTTGCGCTAGTTCACGTTGAGTACGCTTAATTTTGTTCAGTTTTTCTGTAAGATGAATAGGTAAGCGGATAGTACGTCCTTGTTCGGCGATCGCTCTTGTAATTGCCTGACGAATCCACCAATAAGCATAAGTAGAAAATTTGTAACCCCTAGTAGGGTCAAACTTCTCCACGCCTCTTTCTAAACCTAAACTTCCTTCTTGAATTAAGTCAAGAAAATCTAAATTACGTCTTTGATATTTTTTGGCAATAGAAACTACAAGTCGCAGATTAGCTCTAATCATTTGCTCTTTGGCTTGATATCCCTGCTGTAGTTGTTGCAATAATTCTGATTCACTCAGTTTGATATATTCAGCAAATTCTAATTGTGTTGGTTGACGATTTAATTGAATAACTAATTTTTCTTTGGCAGTAAGTAAGCTCATCATTTGTTGAACTTGCTTACCAAAATTTATTTCTTGCTCATGATCTAATAACGGGATGCGCCCAATTTCATGCAGATAAGTACGTACCAAATCCTTATTAGATAAAGATTTACGATTTTGATCGCTTAAGCCGATAGATTGATTAGATAGATAGTTCATTTTTCTTTAATCTTGAGCAAAATTTCTGGATTTAGGAAAAAATGGCTGGCATTCCAAATATCAAAGGTTAAGTATTCGCCAAAATTTCTTCTAGCGATGACTAAATACGCTTGTCTATTTCCGAATTAACTTTTCTTAAGGTAAGAGCTTGATGTGACAGAAATTTGTCAAAGAGTTGAATAATTCATGTCTATTACAAGGGAACATGACAAGAAAAAATAAACTTATTGTGGAAAGAAGTCAAAAAAGTTCAAAAAAAACATTTGAGATTGATATATGCTTTCAGTAATTAGACTGAATTAAGCATAAATTGGTAAACGAAAGTGAATCTCCCTTTAATTACTCGCGCTGAAGAACATAACGAGAGAACAGCGATTATTACAGACGCAGGAGCATTTACCTATCAGGATTTGCTTTATTTTTCCAGTCAAATAGCGACAAGTCTTTTGCAGAATGTAGAAGATTTAGCAGAACAACGAGTGGCTTTTCTCATCCCTGCTGGGTTTGAATATGTAGCGACTCAGTGGGGAATTTGGCGTGCTGGCGGAGTAGCTGTACCTCTTTGTATTGTCCATCCGCGACCAGAATTAGAGTATGTGATGAAAAATTCTGGCGCATCGATGATTATTGCTCATCCGCAGTTTGAGGATATATTACGCCCGATCGCCACAGAACACAATTTGCGATTTATCCTTACCTCCGACGCACTCCCAAATTATATTGCTCGGCTTCCAGAAATAGATACGACTAGACGGGCATTAATTCTCTACACTAGCGGTACAACAGGCAAACCAAAAGGTGTGGTGACAACGCACCAAAATATTCAAGCGCAAGTAACTAGCTTAATCACAGCATGGGAATGGACATCAAGCGATCGCATTTTACACGTACTCCCCTTACATCATATACATGGCATTATTAACGTACTGACTTGTGCTTTGTGGGCTGGGGCAGAATGTTACATGTTAAGCAAATTCGATGCTGAAGTTGTGTGGAATCGAATTTGCAATGGTGA encodes:
- a CDS encoding PAS domain-containing protein, with the translated sequence MVQSLTVLIIDDSPEDREVYRRYLLQDQEYSYTILESESGEEALELYRQFQTDCILLDFLLPDMDGLEFLAELPKLAKKVIPAVVMLTGYGNEAIAVQAMKSGVHDYLVKGQTTAGRLHSTIHSAIAQVKLRQELQQSEARLRESQQFIERIAETTPGILYVYDLLERRNLYLNSQVNKLLGYSSQQIQDLGQEFLIKLMYPEDLPLFFLHLQKIATVKDSEILEFEYRMRHADGRWHWFYSRDTVFIRNDDGSPRQIVGTAYDITNRKQTEAQLSLSNERFQLAAAAVNCLIYDWNIPENTVERTEGLTRILGYSAQEAEPTQEWWMEKIHPEDRKLLQSSFEKMSVNDDYYALEYRVRHKNNQYRYVLDQGVITRDQNGQLLRAVGSTTDISDRKYQEAALRESEAKFRRIVESNIVGIYFGDFSGRIYEANDAFLEMLGYTRAELKTENLRWDTLTPAEYQSLDQQKVQELQTAGVCTPFEKEYFRKDGTRMPILLGIARIDGTDKPGYCVCFVLDLTQRKLVEIQRQQLLQLEQTARAEAEAANHAKDEFVAMVSHDLRSPLNAILGWAQLLRTKEFDKERVNRALETIERNALSQAKLLEDLLNMSQILRGKLHLELKPVDLGAIVREAIQTAYPAANAKNIHLECVIDQPIPAITGDGDRLLQVLGNLLSNAIKFTPDGGQINVKLFPHEYHAEITVTDTGIGISPEFLPFVFERYRQDYRIPKQGGLGLGLAIAHYLIELHGGTIQALSLGEGQGSTFSIKLPWQ
- a CDS encoding response regulator codes for the protein MEAPLPLAGLNVLVVDDDDDSRFYVTTVLESDGANVVAVASAAAALAALIKLQPEVLVCDIAMPEEDGYTLIRKVRSLKPDQGGQIPAIALTAYGDTEDRVRALEAGFQTHVAKPVDPNELVEIVASSVINGKNY
- a CDS encoding cation diffusion facilitator family transporter — translated: MIYDNRNTVRKVLIITLLLNLFVMGLKAVVGYWTGSLSLSADALHSVTDSANNVLGLFASNFSSPHPDREHPYGHQKFEAVGALGIAAFLGIACFEILQGAIERIIKGSDLVRISPPELWLLLIVLGVNIFVAFYERKVGQQVGSPILIADAMHTMSDIWVTISVIGGLIGVWLGYQWLDLVLAFPVALLVFWSGWSVLKANLPWLVDKMAIAPEAIHEIATSVPGVMNCHDIASRGILGRQVFIEMHLTVDAPDVKTAHCITENVERLLEERFHPVRILIHVEPPEYQSEQISFN
- a CDS encoding RNA polymerase sigma factor, RpoD/SigA family, whose protein sequence is MNYLSNQSIGLSDQNRKSLSNKDLVRTYLHEIGRIPLLDHEQEINFGKQVQQMMSLLTAKEKLVIQLNRQPTQLEFAEYIKLSESELLQQLQQGYQAKEQMIRANLRLVVSIAKKYQRRNLDFLDLIQEGSLGLERGVEKFDPTRGYKFSTYAYWWIRQAITRAIAEQGRTIRLPIHLTEKLNKIKRTQRELAQKLGHTPSTTEIAAELSLDPKEIRDYLLLARQPLSLELRVGPERDTELHDMLEDDGLSPESYADQSFLQQNIHDLLSKLTAQQREILTLRFGLTNENTLSLSEIGQRMGISRERVRQLELQALMTLRRHKDKISGYLAS